A single genomic interval of Daucus carota subsp. sativus chromosome 1, DH1 v3.0, whole genome shotgun sequence harbors:
- the LOC108204076 gene encoding transcription termination factor MTEF1, chloroplastic produces MLLHSYNISIICSLSPSPNHGSQSTSIKNPHTYLKFRTSHMQNLRYLKTIGIINPETTPHKNPSPETIAHLLSTVNFLKSRGFSEPDFPRLAFLCPMLFSATFDPAQVEPVFEFLYSDVGASLEESCSLVLRCPGLLESNVEFCLVPTLVYLKSLGLEKLNLPTTLNAHLLNTRVEKLEEKVMFLQSVGFSYEESARVCARLPAIFGYSIEHNLRPKLEFLVREMERSIEEVKDFPQYFGFSLSRRIAPRHFHLKDRNVKIKLNRMLLWSDNRFYAKYK; encoded by the coding sequence ATGCTTCTTCACTCTTATAACATCTCAATAATTTGCTCACTTTCACCATCTCCAAACCATGGCTCTCAATCCACTTCCATCAAAAACCCTCATACCTACCTCAAGTTCCGTACATCTCACATGCAAAACCTCAGGTACCTGAAAACCATCGGCATCATCAACCCGGAAACCACCCCCCACAAAAACCCATCTCCAGAAACCATAGCCCATCTCCTCTCTACCGTAAATTTCCTCAAATCCAGGGGCTTCTCAGAGCCTGATTTCCCTAGACTTGCTTTCCTCTGTCCCATGCTTTTCTCCGCCACCTTTGATCCTGCTCAGGTTGAGCCCGTGTTTGAATTCCTATACTCAGACGTAGGCGCATCCCTGGAAGAATCATGTTCATTAGTCCTCCGGTGCCCTGGTCTTCTTGAATCCAATGTCGAGTTCTGTCTAGTCCCAACACTTGTCTATCTCAAAAGTTTAGGCCTGGAGAAGCTGAATCTTCCAACTACATTGAATGCTCATCTGTTGAACACTCGAGTTGAGAAGCTTGAGGAGAAGGTTATGTTCTTGCAAAGTGTTGGCTTTTCGTACGAGGAATCGGCTAGAGTGTGTGCTAGATTGCCGGCTATATTCGGTTACAGCATTGAGCATAATTTGAGGCCTAAGCTTGAGTTTTTGGTGAGGGAGATGGAGAGGAGTATTGAAGAAGTGAAGGATTTTCCTCAGTATTTTGGTTTTAGTTTGAGTCGGAGAATAGCCCCAAGGCATTTTCATTTGAAGGACAGGAATGTTAAGATTAAGTTGAATCGAATGTTGTTATGGAGTGATAATAGATTTTATGCGAAGTACAAATGA